ACTTAAACGTGAAAAAACGTATTCTTAAGGAACTTATACTAATActagacaatttttaatatttaatagactagtaaatggactagttcatagattatTCCAGAGACAAGTACGTaaactattccatagactagaatatatactaattATTAGACTAGTAATATTCAATAAATCAGTTAGTAGGCGAGTCTTTTTACAAATCAAAAAACGAGTCCATAGGCTAGTTTATCTAATAATCTAGGCAATTGGCTGAACCAACGAGTTGCCTATAGACTAATCTCCAGACTAGCCAAAGGTCTAGACCAaatacttgtctatagtctagtcaaataATGCCCAATGATCTAGACCAAAGACTATTCAAAAGACTAGCTCAGAATGTAGtcaataaattagtttatagactattccaACAACTAATTATAAGACTAGTCAATGTTCAAAaccatagactattccatataCCAGCCTTTGGACTGGTATAGATCTTAGGCCTGTCAATGGAGTAGtccataaactattttataaattcatcCAATCCGTTAACAAGTCATTAGTCAAGTTCATAGATAGCAAACAAGCTAATTACATACATTCTGATTCTAGTGACCTGTGTGACCTTTACTCTACGAATAtgtgatttattatttttaattttaaacaaatgaacAACTTTAAAATGAAAGACAGATTTCAATTCTTTATATTTAACGTTTCATAGTTTGTTTATATAGTCGCAAAGAGCCCAAAGCATTATTGTACATTTAGCGTTTGAATTGCTCAACAAGTTTTTTGATTCTGCTAAAATCTGTTCCCAAACGAATAGAAACCCTTATGTGTAGACAATGAgagttaatattttataaagagaatATTGTACACAAAGAGAGAACTGagaacacattttaaaaattgttatattcatGGTCATATATAAAAACCTTTGTTAAGGACCAACAGCAGTTAGATATATTTGAAACATCGGATTGTCAACAGCAAAAATAACgttgaaatttaaacaacaaaaaacaaattctccatgaagaaataaacaattgtataCGTTTCCTTTAAAgatcaaacgaaaaaaataaaagccaaaaatatttaaattaaggcTGGAATGTTAAATCGACAAAAAAAAGCGGAAATTAATTTAGTATACAACTTCCGTTTCACTAAAAACGTTTTATGTTTAAGTATGTTATTTAGTATGTTTACCACAAATacttaacaaacaaaaagaaattatcaataacaaacgaaaaaaaaacaaaaaagtaaaaaaatgtgctaaagtttttaaactttttaacaagtgcaaaaagtccttttatttattttgccttttaaattttaagcaatttatttgcttaaaaagtTATTGcagtttaaaactttgttttaattttcttttttgctactttaccaaacaattaaattataatgaaaatatgtataaaatattataaaaaaaataatttttgctaaACTTTTTGGGatgtaattaaaaactttttcaataaattttacctGGAAATGGTGAATGAAGATAACAATTTTACATTGAGGATAATTGGAAATATATGTGACATTATTATTATCTAAGTGAGTGATTGTATTGACATGAAATTCCACAAAGTTTAAGAACAGAAGATTTTAAATGAAGCAAGATTCAAAGTATACGAATGCGGTTTTTGTCTTTAATAATACAGtgcaattaattatataagGACACCACTTCGTGATAAAAGACCAAAAAGCTACAACTTTGCCTCAaagaatagtctagtctatagtctagtctatagtctagtctatagtctagtctatggtctagtctatagtctagtctatggtctagtctatggtctagtctatagtctagtctNNNNNNNNNNNNNNNNNNNNNNNNNNNNNNNNNNNNNNNNNNNNNNNNNNNNNNNNNNNNNNNNNNNNNNNNNNNNNNNNNNNNNNNNNNNNNNNNNNNNttttttttttttttttagtttagtttagtgaGTTGGTCCTTCTGTGCAAAACGTATAGAAGCTTCTAAGATTTTAAAGTAAACTTAAAAAGATTGAAACAATTTACTTGAAATAAAATAGGTACTTTTACTATATGTATCTGTAAAATGATGTTatcatttgtatttatatcttttgtaggaaaaatgtgtaaattaattaaaataacatagTACTTTTATTACAATGTcgtgaatttaaataattatacatacacatacacatagaCACACATTTACTTTACCTAACAAATTCCGACAAAGTTTCATAAAATTCTTAATGACAAAGAAACacttttatatttctttcatttaagATCATCAAACAAAAAGGTATGAAACCACCCATTGTCGTTGTTGGCAATAAAATCGACATTAATGATTGCGAACGTCGTCAGGTGGAGTATGAAGTCACCGAGATGGTAGTGTGTGAAGACTGGCGCTGTGGTTACATTGAATGTTCAGCCAAGGAGAATACGGGTATAGTGGAAATATTTAAAGAGCTATTGGTACAGGCTAATATACGTTACAATTTAAGTCCGGCTGTAAGAAGACGACGTCAATCGTTACCCTCCTTCACCTCGGCCAAGGGCAGCAAAAGTCCTTCACATCGTGGTGTTCTTAAGAGGCATTCATGTACTATgacttaaatttaatgaaatgaagCACAAGCAAAAGAGGAATGTTTTTTGGACAGAATAtgataattataaatttgtagtattagaagtaaatacatacatatgtatgtgtgcacatatgtgtatgtatgtaggtatagtTAAGGATTTGCATTTTAGGTTATCATGTATGTAGAATGAAATGCGTGAAAGAGTTCGACTGTGAATGAGTGTGCATGACATTAAgtttattagaaaaacaaacTCTAAACAATTAATaagacaaataattattaaaaaatttttaagatgaattatattgaaaataaccatttttaaatagttgttatatgttatataaatatagatATAAATTTATAGTTAATTTACAATATGTATTTAGTAAATGAGTTTTTTCATtgcaaatattaaacatatttaaaaaaagacttaaagctaaattttatttttaaaaattacgcacaaattattttttttttgtttgtatttagcCAATTTAGTATTGGTATCGTATAGTTGTAAAGTtatatgttaaataattaaagcTATTGTATTGTGTTGCATATGATAAACTATTGGCAATGCAAAAATTAGAACAAAATAGAAGGAACAAGAGAAATGGGTGTGGCACCTCCcttaaagtgaaaaataataattttgtataaatggaaaacttaaaaaagtaaaatcttgAATTGTGTAACATTTCTATCCATTGAACTACATACTAAGCACAAAAATGGGCAGATCAATAGTAGTGGGTGTGGCCttccaaattattaaaattatcaaaattttaagattagcAAAGCACATTGATCCTAGccagtaaaaacataaatatatatttcttatatgtTATCATTTAATTGTCAGAAAAATATGCCACGCCCATTTAACAGATTTTGACcattataatacaaataaatatattcttataccaaatatttttgaaaatgaatacaatatattatttaaaatattaatagcaaatatcattaaatattttttttataagtaagTGTTTTATaagattaattgaaaaaatatttttaaacttgatgtgttttatataaaacaccaagaaactttaaagtttacaaTAATGGCTTATGCCTACAGAaaactatatgtattttatatataattaagttATTAATTT
The window above is part of the Lucilia cuprina isolate Lc7/37 chromosome 6, ASM2204524v1, whole genome shotgun sequence genome. Proteins encoded here:
- the LOC124420653 gene encoding GTP-binding protein Rhes-like, with translation MAVLIIKQKGMKPPIVVVGNKIDINDCERRQVEYEVTEMVVCEDWRCGYIECSAKENTGIVEIFKELLVQANIRYNLSPAVRRRRQSLPSFTSAKGSKSPSHRGVLKRHSCTMT